The segment TAGTATCTTGAATGGCTTCGATTACATCTAGATTGTCTGTATGTAGACCTGATCATGGGTCGAGCCACTCAacccggcccgaaggcccgcccgaaatgtgggagggtttgggcaaaaatataggcccgaaaaataggcttggacaaaaaaataagtcTCATTTAAAAAACGGGCCAggcctcgggtaaggtatttttggcTCGGGCCTTACCCGGCttggcccgaattcactaaaagaaaaaaaaaatctactctgtttttgtttttgaatgttatttttttgttgttttctccctattttgctaccattttagtATTATGTTGCTaccattttattgttattgtttggatattgtataaaacttattttattgttaattttgttattattttaaagacatttgttaattttgttattattttagaggcatttgcttgttaagttgtatttatcttagtgttatttaagtctacatatttttaaaatttattttcaatttgttgggaaatatttattttgatgtttttagtatttttgatgtattatatatatttaaaaagtatataaaaataatataaaaaattaataagggAGGGTTGGGTTGGGCCTGagtttttagcatttttatctggTTCGGGGTTGGGCAAAATTTCAAGCCTATTTTTCGAGTCGGGCCTCGGCCTAAtaaatgggcctaaatttttagttgagcccaaCCCGAACCCGACCTGACCTGGCCTATGAGCACCTCTATTGTATGGATCACAACCCTTTTATAACCCTTCCTTTGGTTGAGAATCAAACCATGTAGAATACCTAGAATTTAGCATCGAAAACTGAGCAAACCCCAGATATCGATTGAATCCAAGGATCCATTCCCCTTCTTGCTTATAAATTACCTCCAGTAGCGGCAAATCATGCATCCATCTTAACAGTCCCATCAATGTATAGTTGAATTCAATTACATGTCATAGAAGATTCATAAGCAGTATCAAAGTGTTCTGGGagctaaaaaatattattttgctCAGCTTATAGAAGATTTAATAGTTTCAATGGAGCTCCAAGATAttccttgaaaaataaaaaaattattgttcTTCCATATGCGTCAAGCAATTATACCACAAAGACTTGCCTAAAGACTACCCACATTAGGCAGCCAAATAAAAGAGCATAAGTTCATCTCCATCGACTCAATCAGATCACCtgtaaaattgttatttaagtatttaattttttaaaaaattttaaattagtaaaggtaaaattatactttaaccccttaaaattataaaaattcaatttaatcctttaaaaattataaatatataaactataaaaaattaaaatttcattcgaccCCCTAAAAGATTATTCTAGTTTCACCCCTGCACTAGACAATTCCTAAGGACATGAATTAAGTCTTCATCGCCATGCCGATATAACAAACTCGAACCATGTTGGCCAATACCCTCCTTAATCGTCCCATATTCGCTAGAATGCGTTGTTTGAATACTAATcatatatgttaaaattttactTCTCTATATAAAATTGTTTCCTAAAAGGCTTGTATAACTTACTTTATAATcaagttatttttataatttttcaagatTTTACTAATAATATGattataaaattaagtaaaagttaTATTTTACATAACAATTTTAATTAGAATCAATTTTAGCGAAACaaaatatttgataatttttttaaattattaaaaatactcCTAAactaataagtaaattaatttaaccaaataaacaaatcaaagattaaatggtAAATTATGAAAATCCTATCCGTGATATTATCCGTTTATGTACTAACAAATGGGAAAGACGAGAATCATCGCCAGATAATTGTCACTAATTCAAGTAGCAGGCTCTATTGTTAGCTGTTGTTTTCCACACGGCTACCAATAATTGACTATTGACCTTTTGTAGAACCAATATTTTGCAGTAAAAGAGGAATAAAGGCAAAAGATACTTGCAAATCGCCAAAGCTAGAATAGAGAGAGAAAGGGGATTCTGCCACCTTCCTTGTTTGGCGACGAATCAACACGAAAAGACCAAAAACAATGCTATGGAAATTGGTCTCCGCTGCAATCAAAGACAATAACAGCCTAATTAAGGCCAAATTTTCCAGAAAAGATTCCTGCAGGAATTACGATCTTGAGGCTGCCATTATCAAGGCCACGAGTCATGATAATTATCTCATCAATACAAGGAATGCACAGATAGTTTTTTTGTGGATTCGGGCGTCCCCGATAAGCCTACGCCCTTTCGTTTGGGCGTTGTCTAAAAGGATGGAAAAGACGAGGAGTTGGGTCGTTGCCCTTAAAGGGCTGATGCTCATGCATGGCGTTCTGCGTTTTAAGGTCCCAGCCGTTCAAAATATGGGTCGTTTGCCGTTTGAGTTTTCGGATTTCACTGACggacattccaagttgagcaaaACATGGAGTTTCAATGCTTTTATACGTGATTACTATACGTTTCTAGATAAAAGAGCGGCGCTCTCATATGATCAACACAATCAAAAGCCCAGCATCGACATCCATTGAAGTTGCAGAGTCTTTTGAACGTCCAAAATTTGCAATTTTTGCTTGGTTGTTGCTAAAAGTTAGGCCTCTAGCGGATAATATGAATGTTGGTTTGATTATCGAAGCCATGAATTGTGTCACCGTTGAGATATTCGACGTTTATAGAAAAATTTGCAATGAGATTGCAAAAGTGTTGCTGAAAATACATTCCATCAATAAACTCGAAGCCGAATTGGTGCTCGAAATCCTTCAGAAGGCGACGGAACATGCCGAAGAAATTTCCCTGTTTCTTGATTTTCGCAGCGAATATTACGGAACTCCGATAAACGCCATGAACTTCCGACGGTCACGCAGATTCTCGAGGAAGATGTTCGACAAAAACTTGAGAGGATCGCCAATGGCAATTCTGACAAGACTTGCAGAGACATTGGTTTCGTGGAAAACGATAAATGGCAAAAGATTTGACAAAAGAAAACTTTATTGATGCCATTGTTAGACAAATAGATAAGACGAAGGTATCAGGATTGGAGACAATAATAACAGACAAGTGGGTggttttttatgaaaatttaaacgTCAATGGAATTAAAAGCATCAACACCGTTGCTGAAGAAACCGCAGGTAAAGATCTAAATCTTATACCCTTTGATCATTATGAAATTCCCGATTTAATCACTTTCTAGCCATCAGTGCTGCTTTAGCAACAATTCTTTCATTCTTTTtgatacataaatatataaaacaagaAAATTCATCAGATTGAGTTTATGAATCAACTGCCTTCTTATTCTATTTCCTTTCCTTATCAATCTATTTATTCATCTATATATATTTTCCATGGACATATATGCGTGAAGTTTGATTTTATGTTTAAGTGAATACGGTGGGAAGTGATGACTAAACTCATATTGGCTATTGCTTTGGTTCCGGCTATACCAATTTAAGAGTCGGGTTATTTAATTTTATAGATCATACAAATTAGGTTttagacaaaatatttttaaatttgtgaaGACTTGATTTTGATTTAAGCttaggtaaatatatatatatatatatatatatatatatatattatagccTAACATTTTAAAGATTGTTCATATAAGAATTAAACTTTTTAACATGGTTATGGCTTAAACTTACAAAAGTGTTTGAATAAAGGTTTCTCATTCATTTTAGTCTAGTTTGTTGTTAAAATTAGGTGGATGTTGATGTGTTTAGCATAAAATATATGACAATTGAATAAGTTAttgcttgaaaagaaaagaagaataaCACAAAATTTGAATCTTGATATATGACATTTGAGAAACTCTTATTTAAGCATTTTCAAAAAAGTTTGGTCATTTGAGTATTTTCAAAAAGTTTGACCTTTATTTGACCATTTTAGAAATTTTAgcatttattttaacatttttataaatGTTAATCTCTTATATaatcattttgaaatttttaatctttatatAAATAAGTGTTAGACCCCATTTTAGGCTTTTAATAAAGAAAAGAATTCAATTACGATCCATCCTAGTGCAGAGACAGATCTCAATATTACTTTTTATAAGAGAAAAGGGATAAAATTGTTTAAGGTTTAAAACGGAAATTAAATAGCAACTAAAGACCTAATATCAACCTAAGTTATTTGTGGACACCTACCTCCCAACATCTCTTTCTTCTTTCTATCAACATCTCTTTCTTCTTTCTATCGTTTCTTTAATTTTTCTCAAAAAGAAAAGTTAAGATCTTCATTCCGGGGGGAAGGAGGAAGAGCTAAGCCCAAATAATTAAGAAAGGAAAACTTCCCGGCTAGCCCACGGGTCCGTTGATGGATGATTAGGGGTGCATTGGACTCGACCTAGTTTACTTGATGCTCCTTGTCTACTATAAATTTGGGTCTAACCCCATTTATCATTGTATGTCATATGTAATACGGAAGGCCGTATTCAACTTGATTAAGAAATATGCAAATGGTGTGGACATTAAAAGTTGCAACTTGTAAGAAAGTTTAGAAAACTCCATGAAAGGATATTTTCTTGGAAACTCAACTTGATTAAGACTTTAAGTCCCCCACAATATAGCACAAGTTGTGGATAGGCTACAAGAAAAGTTCCTGTTTGGTTTCCATCAAAATCCATTGATGACAACTTAGCTACTCGTTCTGTCTAAGTTTACAATAATCCATGGACTCCGACATGTTCTTTTCCGACATTAACAAGCATTAAGGTTAGAGAACCTCCATTCTCTAAAATTCCATGCACGTTTTACTTGTTTGAATATCCGAGACCAAAGGAATATTTGCagctatatattttctttattgtGATTTCTTAATTATAGTTTTggaataaatgaaatatttgcACATATACTACAATTCAAACATAAACTCACTCAAtgtcatattttaaaaattactcAATAAACTAACTTGTTTAAATCCGAAGTTCATGAAACCTAAATTTTAGCATGAAGGCCTAGACAACACAAGGGGTTTGATTCTCTATCCAAAAGATGGattttgttagtaattttgaTTGTCTGTTTCATATAATTGATCCACTGCCTATTTGAACAGTAGTTAGAACAAGAATAAGTGTTTATATTTTTGTTGGCACTTGTTGGCACTTTTTACTTATATAATTTATGTAATTATTTCATAAAGTGTACTATTAAGTTAATTATCCAAAAAATGTAGGTAATGTCGTTTGTAAAAGGGAATAGATACGATGGAGTATAATATTATCCTGTGGATAAATTtcttgaagagaaatgaagaagtTTAAAAAAGGATGGATTCTATTCTTATCACAAGAAGAACCTAAAGCTATTGGAGATATATTTTTACAAGATTACTTTTAAGTTATTATTGATAATTTGTGACATCCCACACTCAACCCGATCACAAGATCCTAGTGTGAGAGGTCACATTCCGTTGCCAAAGAAACTCTGATTAACTCGATGCAATTTCAAAATGTTTACCATGTAATTATCATATATTCCAAAATAATCTTCATTCATattcatatacatacattttaGATGTTATTCGACTTTGTTTAACACGTCAAAGGGTTTCTTAGGGTCAAAAATGGAATCAGGACTCGTATCCAAACTCAATTTATCAAAATTCATCTAAATGTCTTGAGACATGTTGTCCATCTCTTAGGACCGGCTTCCTCTATTTCAAACCCCTAGCTTCGATGCTTCTTGTCAAGGGGTCCTTTTCTCGAGATAATAGCACTCATGTCTCGAGACCATGTCTCAAGACATAGCTCTCCTATTTTGGACCCTTATATTCGTTGTTTGGTGTCTCGAGACCATAAGGTACATGTCTCGAGACCATTACCCAAAAATGCATGGAATGATCATTTTTGTTCATAGTGTCTTGAAACCAACACACCAAAATGTCCAAAATGCAACATTTCAAACATGGAAATGATGTCCAATGTCACCCAAGTTATAACAATACCATACCATACCAATACACATACATTTAACAGGTGAAAACATATTCAAAATATTCAAAAACATGCCATCCAATGTCGCATATTATCATATTGATAGAAAGAAAAGAAGCCATGCTAAAACATACACATAATCAAACAAAATTAGATAGCTAAGTTCAACTTTAGGACACTCAAATGTCCAACAAGTACCAATGCATATCATAAGACCCAAAAGTGAAATTTGACCATGTAactcaacctaggtacatgcctttAACCATTTACAAGCAAAAGAACACAAACATTGGATGCTTTACGAGTCCTTTATGTTGGATCTAATGCCCTATGTAACACCACTTACCCGGTCTAGTCACTGAACCTGAGTTACATCTCATATATACCTTATTCACCACCACATGTTGCCCCAGCGGACTAACATCAGTAACATCACAAACAATTTCTTCTACCCTAATTCCCAGTTTATCAGACACCATAATagaaacataggaatgagtagaatcAATATCAATCAATGTAAAGTACGATATAGAATGAATCGTAAAGGTACCTGCAATGACATCAAATGTGTTACAGTCCTCTCGACGTCTAATTGCATAAACCAATGTCTGTTGTCTAGCCTCAATCCAGGTCAGATTTTGTCCTGGTGCTCTTTTACCTTGACCCATTGTACCTGTCGCACCATTCACGACTCTAGAACCACCATTCCTACACTGACCACAACCCTTTAGAGGTAACTACCCAGAATCCTAAGTCTAAGTCATAACTTGCATCTAACCAGCAGGCCGTGGACAATATTTCACTTGATGCTCAGTAGATCCACATTTTAAGCATGCCACAAACATTTTCCAACACTCTCCCGGATGATGCCTATCATAATACCCACAAATCAGAATTCTCCACAACCTAGATGAACCTCCACACTACCCCCTACAACACTCTGCTATGATCTACCCTCTTTGGCTCACTTCAAAGGTTGCAAAAATGAGCTAGTAGGACTTGAATCCCTTTTACTCTAGACCCTGTTCTTATCACACCTTTCTCTCTACATTCGCTTAACTTCCTCTACAATTTTAGTAGCTACCATTCCTAGAACATAACGACTCAACCTCAAAAATTCGGTCTCATACTTAGGCACAATTTTATCACCCTATTTCAGCTCAAAAAACTCCAACCTACAAGCCTCAACATGTCTCGTACCTATATACTTTTTTTTGAAAAGCCTCCTGAAAATATTCCCAAGTTAGACGCTCTACCTGAGTACACCTTACTACAGTCTGCCACTAACGATATGCCTCATCCCTCAGTAAAGACACCATCAGCTTCTTCTAGGGTACAATCCATATCCTCTAGAATTATTTTTGTAGCCTCTATTCAATACTCGACTAAAGTCAAGTTTGTTCCAACCACACCCTTAAATAACTCAACTTTATTAGCCCAGAGCCACTCAGTCACTGATCCATCACCACTCGATCTAGATTGGATTCCAACAACCCTCTAAAGCACTCTTAGTATAGCATGAGACAATGCATCATCTCCCCTTTCTTAATCCCTGACCCCAAAGGCAGGTGAGTCCTCTCTAAGATTAGCCTCGGTAACTAGAGTATCATCTTGACCCGCAAGTGGCTCAACTTGAGTAGCTTAACGCGGCCTACCTCGATTTCACCTACCTCGGGAGCTCATAATGAATTCTTGGATGTCTATAGTCTAGCGTATATCCACAGGTTTAGAGAATACATTAGTTAGTTAGGGACGACATAGAAgtctcaaaattattttaaaacatcgtaaaaatatatatagcACGGTACCCGACAAAACCCTTTTTTTAAATATTCATGTAGACCATACTTAACCCAtagttcaaattttaaaactcgactctgataccaccaaatgtaacctcCCTAACTCGGCCCAAACCTTATGGCTAAATTATGAAAGTCATACTAGCCACTAAAATGGCCcattaaaataatcattttagttAAAAGGATTAAGACGTAGAGatttcaaattttcataaaaGTAATTGATACTTATTAGAAAGGTATCGGTACTTGTTTAAGTATCGATATGATTTGGGCATTctgtcaattttttatttttattttaaaacaatacATTATTGGTAGGTATCGATACAGTttaaaggtatcgataccaatttggcattctatttcttttgaaaactATTTATACGTTCAGGTATCGATACTTAATGTAAAGgcatttatattttatttcaaaattggtGAAAATCACTTTTTAGAAAACTATTTCGTTTGAATTTCAAAAACAcatatcaatttaacccattttaagaaaacatcattttgttttagtgttttcttttatttaattttagttcCAAAGTTGTgagaaaatattattttgaatcgttttaaaataatttaacaacCCTAAAATTTGATAATACTTtgaaatgacatatttttatgtattaattgcatatatttttttagtatgatcctactaatttgggttTTTTATGGGTTTTTatcattagggactaaattgaaggaaaaaggagaTTTGGGGGCAAAAGCGTGAAATTAAAGACAAAATGGGTCAGCATGCGAATAGGGAAGAAATGGTGCTAAAAATACAAAAGTGCAAAAGACTTGGGGCAAAAATTCAAAGAAGAGATTTATGAATAGAAGActctatttaaatttgaattttattttaggaCTATTATTAGGATTTTTATGATATTATTTAcatttaattttagattttatttttatttaacttttagAGTTTAAATAGGAACAAACTAGGTTTTCcatgtactataaataggggatggagtaaCATAAATATTCACTCATCATTTCTTGTAAACACTCCCTCTCCATAAGGCTCTAGCCTTTTTttgttcctttaatttttcaataaaaatttcattccattaaacttatttatttttttcctgaAAAGCATGAGCTACTAAACTCATCTAGCCAAAGATTGTCGAGATTCCCCAAGAAAGGATCATGAGGCTTAGAACTTGCACTTAGCATTCTTaacaagtattcatcgtttctctaCATTACAGGACTGACACTTCAGTCCATGTCCTTCTAAAAGTGATCTTTTCATCTTGTGCAAGGAAcaaccgctttgtatgttttgggaaggttgcacagtcggttcaCTAACTTACTGTGTCAATGGTTGTCGAGCCCAAGAGACGAAATGGCGTGGCATTCACCATTGAGAAATGATGATCTGGTGTAAGACGGTCCCACAAAAGTGACGGTTGGCTAGAGTTAGGTTCCTATAAATCATAAGTCTAAAATCTAAGTGGAGCTAGTGGTCATAgatgtcctcttccactataactgctTATTTTGCTATAAGAAGGATGACCTAAAAGCCTAGGATTGAACCCAAAGAGGATCGAAACAACCGAAGGCTAGAATCCTTAAATTGAAGAATCCCTCTCTtcaattctatttctttttacaatttcaatttcaattcatataatttCAATTCGTccatatttttaattcaattttttttctaggtACGCCATTTTTCTTTGGTACAATTGTGCCCAGGATTTCGAGGAATAAGTTTGTAACAGTCCAGTCCCTGAGGACTTGACCCTACCTCCTTTATACTATTATTTTCGTTATTTCATAGGGATAGGTTATTTTTAATGCTTTCAATGACACACTAAAATCTTAGCTATGTTCGAGTTTGATATCAAAACATGTATTGCTAAATCCCAAATAAAACGCCCATATGAAAATTCTAGTCAATTCCACAATCTTTTTAAGACAATGTAAAATCCAACAGAGTTTATAAAACTAAGTTTAAAATACGTTTATATATAAAATCTGATGATCATGCTCCGAGTGCCGAGTCTGAGCCCTAATCTCACGAGTTACCTGAAAAGATGAGAAAACTAAAGGAGTGAGCTATAAAGCTCAATGTGGTCTTAACATGTGAGCAAAAATCATATTAAGCAGTAATTAATAGCGTACAACACATGTCAGTATCACAATATTCACAGAAAGCACAGTAACtactgtacaagcccaatttagaCTAGGGGCCCTTAAGCAGAACCTAAACCCAAACAACCCAAACTAAACCCAATCCCAAACCAAACCCAGACTAAGCAAATCAGCCTAATATTAAACCTACTACAGACCCAATAAAAGCCAACCAAACCCGAAGCCCAACAATGCAGCCCAAAatcagaaaaacaaaaaaataactaAACCCTAGGTGCGTCGATCAGCCGCCACTAGCCACCGCCCTCTGCCATTCTGATGTCGCCACTGCAGCACTGTCAGCACTACCCGTTTACTTGTAAAAAAGGCAGAAAAATCATTTTAGTTAAAGCAagttgtaaatggctataaagcCATATGAACccaatgtattttaattttatttggatagattttgaatacaaaaaaaaaaaaacaaagattcAAGAGATAGAAATAAAAAACAGAGAGTCATTTTTCGAATaccaaatcaaaaataaaaaaagaaacaaacaacCTAAATACAAGAAGAAATACAATATAAAAAACAGAAGGTCGCAAAGTTAGAGATGATTACCTTTTATTTTTGCTCTTAAATcactttatttttccttttatttttacatgCAAAAGCATATGTAAAAAAGGAGAGAAACAGGACTCACCGGGAACTTTCCGACTACCGTCCACAGTGGAGGTGCAGCGGAGCTGCGATGGAGGCCGATGACCCTTTTGTCTGGAATCTGGGATAGCCCAAAGAGAAAGAATggcccttttttttattttttttaagcttaagcagaaaataatttttttaaaaaattttaagcttttataGACTATCAACACAACACCATTTTGTGCCATAGGTCCAGgcaccaaaacgacgtcgttttggccctaGGATCCACATGTTGACCCGACATGCTAAGGAGGATCCGAGTATTTTTGTTTTTGGGGTTAATTGTGCTGcaagtccttccgcttttttattgttttgcaattAGGTTtctcttttataaaaaaaaaattgcattatAATCTATTTTGACTTTCAATTCGGTCCACCTTGATAGTGTGCGTTTTGGAAGGTAGGGATTATTTCCTATTTTGGTCCCTCattattatttttgcatgcaacttggtccttttccttttttatttatttcgaaTTTGCCCTGAATTTCTGTTTAAGTTCAGTTTAGTCCCTTTTtggttattttagttattttattattaaattaattaattttattactattttattattactattattattactattactattactattctCTAAATGGACACGTTTTTTACTTCTATAATTACCATGttattatctatttatttattcatttatatatatatcttttcctATACTTTCAAAAAGCTtagattattatcattattattatttttattattattatccttttaatttgttttatttaatacctTATTTATTTGtctatctttttattttaaacttttatttgtttatttatttacttttttagttttatttattatttttcttttaactagcttgttggttttatttattttattctattttcgtCTTTATTATTGTCATTCATATTAATGCATTTATTGTTATTCTCATTATGCATTTTAATGTCAAAATTTATTTCACTACCAATTCGTGTTACATTAATCTTTACTTGAagcgttaaattttttttttaaaataagcaATATTCCATGTTTTTTATTTCAAACAAATCGAACCCTAACTtatggggtttcgattttctcaacAAATCTGAACAAACAAacgttttaaaatataaaaaaaaatattcttaGGAATTACGAAAAGATCATGTTCTAACTTACGAAATAGATTTCTTTCTAAAACCTAGACAATCAAAtgtcttttaaaataaattttttcgtTTCGAGGATTTAagacattgtgtcctaacttatgagACGTGATTCTTTTTCTTGATTAACGTGAAATATGTCATTTTCTCAAAATTCTCAATTAAATAACATTTTAACAAAGGATTGcattttttaaaatctttttaaattctcaattctcgacactaagacattaattaagCAACTACGTACCAATTTTGGACGTTACGaggatgctaatccttcctcatacgtaaccgactcccgaacccgtttttctaaatttcgtagaccaaaatcatctTTCAATAAATCGAACTTCttattaaaattatcaaattgtGAGGTGATCCGATCACTCCTCATAAAaaatgattggtggcgactcctatttttcattttcgttttcaaaataaaaagtcaaccccttttacaaaaaaaatggtttcgacagcttggcaactCCGCTGGGAACCCAAAATAAGAGAGTTAACCCACGAGTTGATTACTTTtgtctttttgtcaaaaattgaaaacTTGGTTTAAATTTACAATCTTTTTGTTGCATTTCATCTGCCATTGTTGCAATCTTCATTATTTTGGTTTATAATTGCTTTACTGGGTTGAGTTTTGATATATTTTTGCCCATTGCATTGCATAATCTATCAATTTTatccttttaagtgggagtgagaagctattccttcgtgaggtcttcacctccgtataggatagtggatcactttcgaaatacatccgtacctatatcttcatgagattttcatctctgtatagccatagggaaatgtattc is part of the Gossypium arboreum isolate Shixiya-1 chromosome 5, ASM2569848v2, whole genome shotgun sequence genome and harbors:
- the LOC108451337 gene encoding putative clathrin assembly protein At1g25240, producing MLWKLVSAAIKDNNSLIKAKFSRKDSCRNYDLEAAIIKATSHDNYLINTRNAQIVFLWIRASPISLRPFVWALSKRMEKTRSWVVALKGLMLMHGVLRFKIKERRSHMINTIKSPASTSIEVAESFERPKFAIFAWLLLKVRPLADNMNVGLIIEAMNCVTVEIFDVYRKICNEIAKVLLKIHSINKLEAELVLEILQKATEHAEEISLFLDFRSEYYGTPINAMNFRRSRRFSRKMFDKNLRGSPMAILTRLAETLVSWKTINGKRFDKRKLY